One Malania oleifera isolate guangnan ecotype guangnan chromosome 9, ASM2987363v1, whole genome shotgun sequence DNA segment encodes these proteins:
- the LOC131164139 gene encoding uncharacterized protein LOC131164139, protein MAKCSISAFSDSMNGLKIHYDRSTQTFDAHDNTMSDLRGDNLFNCQKGKMFMQGNFELNPVQRYADSLNVLKQTMLKQEIIFRKQVYELHRLYSIQKTLMDDLDSTTFDRFNLSKASKISSSMGFTNLTKNKVLPQAAYKDLLKEHQGTFSDLPHGHLNLQLPADQYISHVVIDLPNKEDVCNQSKELPEVERSLVGEFVDLEEVELTLSVGEHTSSKGCRNRSANNKETYSCPEVIDLEESLGRESLDDAKTSSALSFAAPMNYSRHSQVYVPSNSVVLRSGKNDLAPGIAMSGSIVDRRGSYWEPISIDRDTGSDVLQQNLFTNRQQVPTCKAREIDLNGVQFDDLSCCSKGPMVAYPSTASSSGSFHALLGKFHDSSPNAATCWKKPSDECSNKTSNMFRQGDVMDLSLMDNCTDDNSKEIQARNLEENSRNEVVYIDLESAPSPPVDLCEGIGSHNGNSRGLSPEHQDDLSRDRNHANVATAYSTCEKSEEQDTISCPHPSQIKVQDGCCNQSPASLKSDCLTDSSSGVKTAQYGTQMGSSNLYAFNKLAKLKLESQISGTNLSEPDLRSSDGSKSSHQHNDKDAEEPAEVDVLIQRAAEALLHISLGGSAGHQDCSSEAGLHEMEIVKGRREYSSDSFESITLGLKESSLEDYSVSSKLFEVNETEDFGFKLRRGRRLKDFRKDILPTLASLSRHEICEDINIFEGVIRSREYRKMRSKMGNGDNWCMPVRSRRSRVSCVRRRN, encoded by the exons ATGGCTAAATGCTCCATTTCCGCCTTCTCTGACTCCAT GAATGGACTCAAAATACATTATGACAGATCCACACAAACCTTCGATGCTCATGACAATACAATGTCTGATTTGAGGGGTGATAATCTTTTCAATTGTCAGAAGGGCAAAATGTTCATGCAAGGGAATTTTGAATTGAATCCTGTGCAAAGATATGCTGATTCCCTTAATGTTTTGAAGCAGACTATGCTCAAGCAGGAGATTATATTTCGAAAGCAG GTCTATGAACTCCATCGATTATATTCAATACAGAAGACGCTCATGGATGATCTTGACTCAACAACGTTCGATAGATTCAATCTCTCAAAAGCAagcaaaatttcatcctcaatgGGTTTTACAAATTTGACAAAAAACAAG GTCTTGCCACAAGCTGCTTACAAGGATTTGTTAAAAGAGCACCAGGGCACTTTCTCTGACCTGCCACATGGGCATCTTAATCTTCAACTTCCAGCGGATCAATATATATCCCACGTTGTTATTGACCTTCCAAATAAAGAGGATGTTTGCAACCAGTCAAAAGAATTGCCAGAAGTTGAGCGTTCTCTGGTTGGTGAGTTCGTAGATCTAGAGGAAGTTGAACTTACATTGAGTGTTGGAGAGCACACTAGCAGTAAGGGATGCAGAAATAGAAGTGCAAATAATAAGGAAACTTACTCCTGTCCTGAAGTTATTGATTTAGAAGAATCACTTGGAAGGGAGTCCCTTGATGATGCCAAAACTTCATCTGCACTCAGCTTTGCTGCTCCGATGAATTATTCCAGACATTCACAAGTTTATGTCCCATCAAACTCGGTTGTCTTGAGAAGTGGAAAGAATGATCTGGCTCCTGGGATTGCAATGAGTGGCTCTATTGTGGATAGAAGGGGAAGCTACTGGGAGCCAATTTCCATTGATAGAGATACTG GATCTGATGTTCTCCAACAAAATCTGTTCACCAACAGGCAACAGGTGCCAACATGCAAAGCAAGGGAGATAGACCTTAATGGAGTTCAGTTTGATGACTTATCATGTTGCTCAAAAGGTCCAATGGTGGCCTATCCATCAACTGCTAGTTCATCAGGATCTTTTCATGCACTTCTTGGGAAATTTCACGACAGCAGTCCTAATGCTGCAACTTGTTGGAAAAAACCAAGTGATGAGTGCTCAAATAAAACATCTAACATGTTTCGACAGGGAGATGTTATGGATCTCAGTTTGATGGACAACTGCACTGATGATAATAGTAAAGAAATTCAGGCTAGGAATCTTGAAGAAAATAGTCGAAATGAAGTGGTTTATATAGATCTTGAGTCTGCACCAAGCCCACCAGTAGACCTTTGTGAAGGCATTGGCAGCCACAATGGCAACTCCAGAGGCTTGTCACCCGAGCACCAAGATGATCTTTCACGTGATAGAAATCATGCAAATGTAGCCACAGCATATAGTACTTGCGAGAAGAGTGAAGAGCAAGACACTATTTCATGTCCACATCCTAGTCAAATCAAAGTTCAAGATGGATGTTGCAATCAATCTCCCGCATCTTTGAAGTCTGATTGCCTCACTGACAGCTCTAGTGGGGTAAAGACTGCACAATATGGAACCCAAATGGGAAGCTCAAATCTTTACGCTTTCAATAAGCTTGCAAAACTCAAGTTAGAATCTCAAATTTCGGGAACAAACTTGAGCGAGCCGGACCTGAGATCATCTGATGGCAGTAAATCCAGTCATCAACATAATGACAAGGATGCAGAGGAACCAGCAGAAGTGGATGTCTTGATCCAAAGGGCAGCTGAAGCACTTCTACATATTTCCTTGGGAGGATCAGCAGGTCATCAGGATTGTTCTTCAGAAGCAGGACTGCATGAGATGGAAATTGTGAAGGGACGTCGAGAGTATTCTTCCGATTCTTTCGAGTCCATTACACTAGGGCTAAAAGAAAGCAGCTTGGAGGACTACTCTGTTTCATCCAAGCTGTTCGAAGTCAATGAAACAGAGGACTTTGGTTTTAAACTAAGAAGGGGGAGGAGGCTGAAAGATTTCCGGAAAGACATACTGCCCACTCTGGCATCACTATCCAGACATGAAATTTGTGAAGACATTAACATTTTTGAGGGAGTCATCAGATCAAGAGAGTACAGGAAGATGAGATCCAAGATGGGCAATGGGGATAACTGGTGCATGCCTGTAAGAAGCAGGAGGTCCCGAGTCAGTTGTGTTCGCAGAAGAAATTAG